The region CGAGCGTCCGTTTCGTATGCTGGTGGTCGAGGGCAGCGAAGCACGCTACGTGGCTTCAGGTTGGGAGCTGGCCTCGGAATCGGCTTATATGGCTGCCTTGGCGCATCTCGATGCGCAGGGTATCGAGTGGCAACCCGGTAGCGCCGAGCAGATCGAGCAACGGGGTGTCCAGGCGCTGGTCAGCCTTAGCGACCCTTCGGGCAATTACCATGAATTGAGTTGGGGACACCGCTCCGACTGTCAGCCCTTTGTCTCACCTCAAGGCGTGCCGCGTTTTGTTACTGGCAACATGGGCCTGGGCCATACCGTGCTTCCGGCGCCGAATTTTGACGCAACCCTGGCCTTTGCCAAGCAGGTACTGGGCTTTGAACTGTCGGATATTTTCAACTTCCGCCCAGACCCTTCGGCGCCGCCGATCCGAATCCACTTTCTGCATTGTCGCAACGCCCGTCACCACAGTCTGGCATTGGCCGAGTACCCGGTGCCGTCTGGCTGCGTGCATGTGATGGTCGAAGTCGACTCGATGACCGAGGTCGGGCGTGCCCACGACCGCTTGCTGGCCCACGCCGTACCGCTGTCGGCGACGCTCGGCCAGCACCTGAACGACCACATGACCAGCTTCTATATGAAAACGCCGTCGGGCTTTGACCTGGAGTATGGCTGTGGGGGCCTGCAGGTTGACTGGGCGGAGCATGCGGCGTTCGAGTTCACCCGCGTGAGCATCTGGGGGCATGACTTCTCGGTCG is a window of Pseudomonas sp. DG56-2 DNA encoding:
- a CDS encoding VOC family protein, which codes for MIEIRGLSYFVAMSNNLSQWQRYAEDVLGMQVSEAPAGGLYVKMDERPFRMLVVEGSEARYVASGWELASESAYMAALAHLDAQGIEWQPGSAEQIEQRGVQALVSLSDPSGNYHELSWGHRSDCQPFVSPQGVPRFVTGNMGLGHTVLPAPNFDATLAFAKQVLGFELSDIFNFRPDPSAPPIRIHFLHCRNARHHSLALAEYPVPSGCVHVMVEVDSMTEVGRAHDRLLAHAVPLSATLGQHLNDHMTSFYMKTPSGFDLEYGCGGLQVDWAEHAAFEFTRVSIWGHDFSVGQQ